In the Diprion similis isolate iyDipSimi1 chromosome 2, iyDipSimi1.1, whole genome shotgun sequence genome, one interval contains:
- the LOC124415889 gene encoding pseudouridylate synthase 7 homolog, translated as MQRSGDGKQAGTGGSDGRGKTGHHGHTDRFSDGGGRSFSRGGYYGGGGDGWGRRGGGGYRGYRGGSRGYRGGTQNRRGYKRNQGNFDIDGKRQKMEVGNRLKEVDIGVTEFVGDHKGFSGVVKERYGDFHVHEITLNGEIAKLTDQTIPPEPDQLENIEDLKKEIPAEVWKQFETLIEAESEILSVEINVTAMNKDERRAIHAIAKKIPNTISQTVEKGETKYIVVAKANKQKQSGHMFRRDQRVDWARRGGNYCHFLLHKVNIDTMDALNQMGMYLRVKSNMFNYAGTKDRRARTTQWVSLKKISPLDILAAAKSVRGVFVGNFKFCEEPLKLGMLSGNRFSIALRSVTGSDEEIEKAMTSLRDNGFINYYGLQRFGTVAAIPTHEIGKALMQGKWHEAIELILKPRAGEQQRDLVEAREIYKKTKDAHEAFKRISRPDKIEAKLLWGLHVCGDQNPQGALDWVPRNTSLMYIHAYQSFIWNLVVSKRIKELGPKPVVGDLVYENRNFKEETDRLEFSHNDNEDESDNDKKKNPATDKNEANESDLTEVDKPEEAVKDKEGNKVEDPEIEGKDSMKIEVSEVNMEIAPAIDNENNLGAAKDTENGEEGKDDLDQDKNTAEIDKEDLHSLPAVKILTEEDLSNYTLTDIVMPQPGWRVTYPTYAKPWFDEILAKDGLTTDLRQKNRKYTLGGAYRKMLEIPSDISWRIMRYQERHDDLILCDIDEMRGLSAPKENPEGRYKALIVEMSLRPSTYATMALREILKCDTSSQTQAAQSAANKAEEDEKEKKESNKEDEPKSAEDEVKQDKEVLDKDNGMKMEVVMETEPKEEEMDVAEDKENDDDKETKTLVMEVDCTENMVNIEVDTVITKP; from the exons ATGCAGAGAAGCGGCGACGGTAAACAAGCCGGTACCGGCGGCTCTGACGGCAGGGGAAAAACCGGTCATCATGGTCATACTGATCGGTTCTCCGATGGGGGTGGTCGATCGTTTTCCAGGGGAGGTTATTACGGTGGCGGCGGTGATGGCTGGGGTCGTCGCGGAGGTGGTGGATACCGTGGCTATCGCGGTGGAAGTAGAG gcTACCGAGGCGGCACCCAAAATAGAAGAGGGTACAAAAGGAACCAGGGAAACTTCGACATCGATGGTAAAAGACAGAAGATGGAGGTCGGAAATCGACTGAAAGAAGTAGACATTGGCGTCACTGAATTCGTCGGAGATCATAAAGGATTTTCTGGTGTTGTAAAGGAGAGATACGGAGACTTCCATGTGCACGAAATAACTTTGAACGGCGAAATAGCCAAACTCACAGACCAGACCATACCTCCAGAACCAGATCAACTGGAGAATATAGAAGATCTGAAAAAGGAAATTCCTGCAGAAGTCTGGAAACAATTTGAAACGCTGATAGAAGCTGAGAGCGAGATTTTATCTGTGGAAATCAATGTCACTGCTatgaacaaagacgagcgtcgTGCCATTCATGCAATAGCAAAGAAGATACCAAATACCATTAGCCAAACTGTGGAAAAGGGGGAAACAAAATACATTGTTGTTGCCAAGGCTAACAAGCAGAAACAAAGTG GGCACATGTTTCGCCGAGATCAACGCGTAGATTGGGCTCGCCGCGGTGGAAATTACTGTCATTTCCTTCTGCATAAAGTGAACATTGACACGATGGATGCATTAAATCAAATGGGAATGTATTTACGGGTAAAGTCCAACATGTTCAACTATGCCGGAACAAAGGATCGTAGAGCCAGAACGACTCAATGggttagtttgaaaaaaataagtccACTCGACATTTTGGCAGCAGCGAAATCAGTCCGAGGTGTTTTCGTTGGTAACTTCAAATTTTGTGAAGAACCCCTCAAACTTGGAATGTTAAGTGGAAACCGGTTCAGCATTGCACTGAGGAGCGTTACTGGATCTGATGAAGAAATTGAGAAAGCTATGACTTCATTGCGTGATAATGggttcattaattattatggTCTTCAGAGGTTCGGGACAGTAGCCGCAATTCCAACACATGAGATTGGAAAAGCGTTAATGCAGGGCAAATGGCATGAAGCAATTGAACTGATATTAAAACCTCGAGCTGGCGAACAGCAAAGGGATCTAGTCGAAGCTAGagagatatataaaaaaactaaggatGCTCATGAAGCATTCAAACGAATTAGTAGGCCTGATAAAATAGAAGCCAAACTCTTGTGGGGTCTTCACGTCTGTGGCGACCAAAATCCTCAAGGAGCGTTGGACTGGGTTCCCAGGAACACGAGTTTAATGTACATCCATGCTTATCAGAGTTTTATCTGGAACCTAGTGGTGTCTAAGCGGATAAAGGAGCTGGGACCAAAACCTGTGGTTGGGGATTTGGTGTACGAAAATCGAAACTTTAAAGAAGAGACTGATAGATTAGAGTTTAGTCATAACGATAACGAAGACGAAAGTGacaatgataagaaaaaaaatcctgccACGGACAAAAATGAAGCTAATGAAAGTGATTTGACCGAAGTAGACAAACCAGAAGAAGCAGTCAAAGATAAAGAGGGAAATAAGGTCGAAGATCCTGAAATTGAGGGAAAggattcaatgaaaattgaagtaaGTGAAGTAAATATGGAAATTGCTCCAGCTATTGATAATGAGAATAACTTGGGTGCTGCAAAAGACACAGAGAATGGGGAGGAAGGTAAGGATGACTTGGACCAAGATAAAAATACAGCTGAAATAGACAAGGAAGATCTACATAGTCTCCCAGCTGTTAAAATTTTGACTGAGGAAGATTTATCTAATTACACACTAACTGATATTGTTATGCCTCAACCTGGATGGAGAGTCACTTACCCAACATACGCCAAACCATGGTTTGATGAAATCCTTGCTAAGGATGGTTTAACTACAGATCTCAGACAAAAAAACAG AAAATATACATTGGGAGGGGCATACAGAAAAATGTTGGAAATTCCATCTGATATCTCTTGGCGAATTATGCGGTACCAAGAAAGACACGACGATCTGATTCTGTGCGATATTGACGAAATGAGAGGCCTCTCAGCACCAAAGGAAAACCCAG AGGGCAGGTACAAGGCATTAATCGTTGAGATGTCTCTCAGGCCGAGTACGTACGCGACGATGGCATTGCGTGAGATTTTGAAATGCGATACTTCGTCGCAAACGCAGGCTGCTCAATCTGCCGCAAACAAAGCAGAGGAagacgaaaaagagaaaaaagaatcaaataaAGAAGATGAACCGAAATCTGCCGAAGATGAAGTGAAACAAGACAAGGAAGTCCTTGACAAGGATAATGGAATGAAAATGGAAGTGGTAATGGAGACTGAaccgaaagaagaagagatgGACGTTGCTGAGGACAAGGAAAACGATGATGATAAAGAGACGAAGACATTGGTCATGGAAGTCGATTGCACTGAAAATATGGTCAATATCGAAGTTGACACTGTTATAACTAAGCCATAA
- the LOC124416263 gene encoding zinc finger protein 239-like — protein MTDQETPLDLSCNGTSRSSIRGLLRCPRKLPCPTCGKHFDRPSLLKRHLRTHTGEKPHGCLVCGKKFSTSSSLNTHARIHTGERPHECPICGKRFTASSNLYYHRMTHYKEKPHKCNECGRSFPTPGDLRAHGYSHTGDWPLRCPICARGFCKPAALHHHVQLHSGDRPHYCKLCNKKFSVTSNLRAHERTHYSETVTIISSTRDNTRNDNVTLINNLNDGSKGETTIQIPTPIFPWNPWLPLQYSK, from the exons ATGACAG atCAGGAAACTCCTCTTGATCTGAGTTGCAACGGGACGTCGAGATCAAGTATTCGCGGACTATTAAGATGTCCGCGAAAATTACCCTGTCCAACTTGTGGTAAGCATTTTGATCGTCCATCGCTTTTGAAACGACATCTTCGCACGCATACAG GGGAAAAGCCGCACGGGTGTTTagtgtgtggaaaaaaatttagcacTAGCAGTTCGTTAAACACGCATGCTAGGATTCACACCGGAGAAAGACCGCACGAGTGTCCAATCTGTGGAAAACGATTCACCGCTTCCTCAAATTTATACTATCATCGAATGACTCACTACAAG GAAAAACCTCATAAATGCAACGAATGTGGCCGCTCGTTTCCGACGCCTGGAGATTTAAGAGCTCACGGATATTCGCACACTGGCGATTGGCCGCTACGGTGTCCAATTTGCGCTAGAGGATTTTGCAAGCCTGCGGCACTACACCATCACGTGCAGCTTCATAGCG gagATCGACCTCACTATTGCAAGTtatgcaacaaaaaattctcagttaCAAGCAACTTGCGAGCTCACGAGCGAACCCACTACTCAGAAACTGTGACCATAATTTCTTCCACTCGAGATAATACACGCAATGACAACGTCACGTTGATCAATAACTTAAACGACGGATCGAAAGGTGAAACAACGATACAAATTCCTACTCCAATTTTTCCGTGGAATCCGTGGCTTCCGTTACAATATTCGAAGTAA